In a single window of the Zea mays cultivar B73 chromosome 5, Zm-B73-REFERENCE-NAM-5.0, whole genome shotgun sequence genome:
- the LOC100280896 gene encoding U-box domain containing protein, with protein sequence MNTRLSAEYQGLEVKVPSLFRCPISLDVMRSPVSLCTGVTYERASIQRWLDSGNTTCPATMLSLPSTDLVPNLTLRRLIALWASTAAPSSPSSSSSPAVGPTPAAAAAELLRRVADPAADPCPPLRKLAAFLSDDDVDEFDKNALARAGGAAETVASVLRRAGREPAEAAVRVLAAIAASDCIEEESKRRVAAALAADAPSTAAALARVLRSATSLEARVDAARLVESLLRNAAPGARATVADSEELLGELIRLVGPADDKGGLDRQAVAAGLSCLAAIAATRRARAEMVRLGAVPAAVRILEADAGSPSQALRVLEAAVGCAEGRAAVCESAGSAVPVVVSKMMKGGMAGAEAAVSVLWAVCHRYRDRRAVAAAAACESGLTKLLLLMQSGCSPAVRQMTSELLKIFRVNGKSCVAGYDSKTSHIMPF encoded by the coding sequence ATGAACACCCGGCTGTCGGCAGAGTACCAGGGCCTGGAGGTGAAGGTGCCCAGCCTCTTCCGGTGCCCCATCTCGCTGGACGTGATGCGCTCGCCCGTGAGCCTCTGCACCGGCGTCACCTACGAGCGCGCCTCCATCCAGCGCTGGCTCGACTCCGGAAACACCACGTGCCCGGCCACCATGCTCTCGCTCCCCTCCACCGACCTCGTCCCCAACCTCACCCTGCGCCGCCTCATCGCGCTCTGGGCGTCCACGGCCGcgccctcctctccctcctcctcctcatcgcccgccGTCGGCCCCACGCCGGCCGCCGCGGCGGCCGAGCTCCTCCGCCGGGTCGCTGACCCCGCCGCGGACCCCTGCCCCCCGCTCCGGAAGCTCGCGGCTTTCCTCTCCGACGACGACGTGGACGAGTTCGACAAGAACGCGCTGGCTCGGGCCGGCGGGGCCGCCGAGACCGTGGCGTCCGTGCTGCGGCGAGCGGGCAGGGAGCCCGCGGAGGCCGCCGTGCGGGTGCTCGCGGCCATCGCGGCGTCCGACTGCATCGAGGAGGAGAGCAAGAGGCGCGTGGCCGCGGCGCTGGCCGCCGACGCGCCGTCCACGGCTGCGGCCCTGGCGCGCGTGCTGCGGAGCGCCACCTCGCTCGAGGCGCGTGTGGACGCGGCGAGGCTGGTGGAGTCGCTGCTCCGCAATGCGGCGCCGGGCGcgcgggcgacggtggcggactccGAGGAGCTGCTCGGCGAGCTCATCCGCCTCGTGGGCCCCGCGGACGACAAGGGCGGCCTCGACAGGCAGGCCGTGGCGGCGGGGCTGTCGTGCCTGGCGGCCATCGCGGCGACGCGGCGGGCCCGCGCCGAGATGGTCCGCCTGGGCGCCGTGCCCGCCGCGGTGCGCATCCTGGAGGCCGACGCCGGTTCCCCGAGCCAGGCGCTCCGCGTGCTGGAGGCGGCGGTCGGGTGCGCCGAGGGCCGCGCCGCGGTTTGCGAGTCCGCGGGGTCGGCGGTGCCCGTGGTGGTGTCCAAGATGATGAAGGGCGGGATGGCCGGCGCGGAGGCGGCGGTGTCGGTGCTGTGGGCGGTGTGCCACCGGTACCGTGACCGGcgcgcggtggcggcggcggcggcgtgcgaGAGCGGGctcaccaagctgctgctgctcatGCAGAGCGGCTGCTCGCCGGCGGTGCGGCAGATGACGTCGGAGCTGCTCAAGATCTTCAGGGTCAACGGCAAGAGCTGCGTCGCAGGGTACGACTCCAAGACCAGCCACATCATGCCCTTCTGA